The Aspergillus luchuensis IFO 4308 DNA, chromosome 7, nearly complete sequence genome has a segment encoding these proteins:
- a CDS encoding uncharacterized protein (COG:S;~EggNog:ENOG410Q0DJ), producing the protein MAGVKRKLEATQASATSSGGHAGAGASQNNTNSTNDDFSSVRVTRSLRSSRDARASQHDVRAPSNTAATAGNSNNHLRNNTNRPSRIITLSTRAARANTAAENAAREAALRETAARENVARENTARETRNTRTRASAQLATAQPETPVTAVPETPRHKRVKRGPTVEETPRTTRQSARLRAHVHPTSAEDGSNDQGIVPKFSEPSPSTTAAPSTRTRNRSRQFADNIIDTTHNATSTAPAVKSPSPDRTTPVPAEQPRPPQDEPQSIVPDLHSFTKEESPKGTVVDEDKSGVTEPAALETADRQNSTTTPSPEASEKPKSSSQPEDTGAVESESVSESPSKKPKVEEGELEHTLDQQLQNGTGGNPTSRSPAEAVADSRIDYDSRQVTEEIEGSTPEVATESTAGKPTRGGRTRGRGRGGRSRGSARFAVNKRGRGAARSGRGGRTGRQLDRSSDVEPDRSPSPSAATQKLRDRQRELDKAFKKVAAAQRLALAVLATQSEKRLARDKNAHKNVPEFEEVNMQLKERLNGRKEVLRREYELKVAQEHRLFEANKQAIEERYRAQARNIREEHLLASQGAYMTFVEGRRAAEDDEHTETDDSETEPERGRVVPPAREVFRGFSSNYVRNPSGAALYDRAYFGWDDFVQRAKVGDDIDPQMKEIRDAGPFAGMTAEQILDMLVKATGVVEVPRNTVPAEISPPVVLPDLRPRALSALADIAAAEPPRPPLSQAAPRLSTHRALLPQPAQPPLAHGPAETRQFVLPPPTPQRQQPRRLLPAGQQIPPINEQLGLPDPFASMGGPPHLPPPPGSNFHRPPLPGFMTGHHPPSLYYPPPPPPPPPGPRPPF; encoded by the exons ATGGCGGGGGTCAAGCGTAAACTTGAAGCTACCCAAGCCTCAGCTACATCCTCTGGTGGTCACGCTGGCGCAGGGGCTTCCCAGAACAATACTA ACTCCACAAATGATGATTTCTCATCTGTTCGTGTGACTCGGAGTTTACGTTCGAGTCGAGATGCACGTGCCTCTCAACATGATGTTAGAGCCCCCAGCAACACTGCTGCTACGGCTGGGAACAGCAACAATCATCTAAGAAACAACACCAATCGCCCATCACGTATTATCACGCTCAGCACTCGTGCTGCTCGAGCCAATACTGCCGCGGAGAATGCAGCTCGCGAAGCGGCGCTCCGTGAGACTGCAGCGCGTGAAAATGTAGCCCGTGAAAACACCGCTCGCGAAACCCGTAATACTCGGACTCGCGCAAGCGCCCAGTTGGCCACTGCCCAACCTGAAACGCCAGTAACAGCCGTTCCAGAAACCCCTCGGCACAAGCGCGTCAAGCGGGGGCCGACGGTTGAAGAGACACCTCGGACTACGAGGCAGTCGGCGAGACTCAGGGCCCATGTGCATCCAACATCAGCTGAAGATGGTTCTAACGATCAGGGCATCGTCCCGAAATTCTCAGAGCCGAGCCCTTCTACCACTGCTGCCCCGAGTACCAGAACGAGAAATAGAAGCCGGCAATTTGCTGACAATATCATTGACACTACTCACAATGCTACTTCTACTGCTCCTGCGGTCAAGTCTCCTTCACCAGACAGGACCACTCCTGTCCCGGCTGAGCAACCCAGGCCACCGCAAGATGAGCCTCAGAGCATCGTGCCAGACCTTCATTCTTTTACGAAGGAAGAGTCACCAAAGGGCACCGTTGTTGATGAAGACAAGAGTGGTGTCACTGAACCGGCAGCCCTTGAGACTGCTGATCGTCAGAATTCAACGACCACCCCAAGTCCAGAGGCATCCGAGAAGCCTAAGTCGTCGTCTCAACCAGAAGATACTGGTGCGGTTGAGAGCGAGAGTGTCTCGGAATCCCCTAGTAAGAAGCCTAAAGTGGAAGAGGGCGAGTTGGAGCACACATTAGATCAGCAATTGCAGAATGGCACCGGTGGTAATCCGACATCACGGTCCCCCGCTGAGGCCGTGGCCGACTCGAGAATTGACTACGACTCTCGCCAGGTGACTGAAGAGATTGAAGGATCAACGCCAGAGGTAGCCACGGAGTCGACGGCCGGTAAACCAACCCGTGGTGGACGGACTCGAGGCCGCGGTCGTGGTGGACGGAGTCGCGGCTCAGCGCGTTTCGCAGTGAACAAACGAGGACGAGGCGCCGCACGcagtggtcgtggtggtcgCACCGGTCGACAACTGGATCGCTCGAGCGATGTGGAGCCTGACCGCTCTCCTTCCCCAAGTGCAGCTACCCAGAAGCTGCGGGACAGGCAACGGGAGTTGGATAAGGCCTTCAAGAaagtggctgctgctcagcGGCTGGCGCTGGCAGTGCTAGCCACGCAGTCTGAGAAGCGACTGGCCCGCGATAAGAACGCGCATAAGAACGTGCCAGAGTTTGAAGAAGTCAATATGCAGTTGAAGGAGAGACTAAATGGGCGGAAGGAGGTTTTACGCCGGGAATACGAGCTCAAGGTGGCGCAGGAGCACCGGCTATTCGAGGCCAACAAGCAAGCTATTGAGGAGCGATATCGG GCCCAAGCCCGCAATATTCGCGAAGAGCACCTGCTGGCCAGTCAGGGGGCGTATATGACTTTTGTCGAAGGCCGCCGTGCcgcggaagatgatgagcatACTGAG ACTGATGATTCCGAAACTGAGCCGGAGCGCGGACGAGTGGTACCACCCGCCAGGGAAGTGTTCAGAGGCTTCAGCTCCAACTATGTTCGGAATCCTTCTGGGGCAGCCCTTTACGATCGTGCTTACTTTGGCTGGGACGACTTCGTTCAGCGGGCCAAGGTGGGCGACGACATTGATCCGCAGATGAAGGAAATCCGGGACGCAGGCCCCTTTGCCGGCATGACCGCTGAACAGATTCTCGACATGTTGGTGAAAGCGACCGGGGTTGTTGAAGTTCCTCGCAACACAGTGCCGGCAGAGATCAGTCCTCCGGTGGTGCTGCCTGACTTGCGTCCCCGAGCATTGTCAGCCCTGGCAGATATTGCTGCGGCGGAGCCTCCGCGCCCTCCCCTGTCACAAGCTGCTCCACGCCTCTCGACTCATCGAGCCCTCCTGCCCCAGCCTGCACAGCCGCCATTGGCCCACGGCCCTGCCGAAACTCGACAATTTGTGCTgcctccacccaccccccagaGACAACAGCcccgtcgtcttcttccagcgGGGCAACAGATTCCCCCGATCAACGAACAGCTCGGCTTGCCTGATCCTTTTGCCTCCATGGGAGGGCctcctcaccttcctcctccgccgggGTCCAACTTTCATCGACCTCCCCTACCCGGTTTTATGACGGGACACCACCCCCCAAGTCTTTATtatccgccgccgcctccaccacctcccccagGGCCTCGTCCCCCCTTTTAg
- a CDS encoding uncharacterized protein (COG:S;~EggNog:ENOG410QEA2;~TransMembrane:4 (i12-36o48-69i85-107o127-150i)), with protein MSLSMPRASPARILGGTTLLSTFITTILDGMCFTFSRSLSSRVSSVESAIVSLGAVSCLALVSLMLLWIKDIKTEPTEQYRNHRAIAYGLIAAYLSVATGVTAGGIAWSAAQSVSAKKSVTRHQSLLVARCTIWAISVLSQGILGGYFLTTLARRESTSKWSPPSVSQELEVLSDKASVKDASTVQSSSLASESQRPSADLKTNSDTVPPIQPSVSNTESQASNRYSGRTLFQHDSKQSSFDLQRSYVPHGDSTATPATVEEHPVDQAGSAAAGIKLRPEPPKIRRSYSDTKRSLDGLVRQPSSARSSPATSSTQLVTPARPAPPKLKLPDESFIHPLFRSDSSSPPPTPMPGTTVIASPAAGQTISVQALNRVRSTRSLRSQAPRSRSPLFDQPLNGMERNTESPEPSGRGSPMPSFIMAADVRSSISRYEKKYDLNESPDES; from the coding sequence ATGTCTCTTAGTATGCCCAGGGCCTCACCGGCCCGGATCCTGGGTGGCACTACTTTATTATCGACGTTCATTACTACTATCCTCGATGGCATGtgcttcaccttctccagatcCCTCTCATCTCGCGTGTCTTCGGTGGAATCGGCCATTGTCAGCTTGGGCGCAGTCAGCTGTCTTGCGCTTGTATCTTTGATGCTCCTCTGGATCAAAGATATAAAAACCGAGCCTACAGAGCAGTACAGAAACCACCGAGCCATTGCATATGGGCTTATTGCTGCATATTTATCAGTGGCCACTGGTGTGACGGCAGGAGGGATAGCATGGAGTGCAGCTCAGTCCGTGTCAGCTAAGAAGTCGGTCACAAGGCATCAGTCCTTGCTAGTGGCTCGCTGCACCATATGGGCCATTTCGGTCCTCAGCCAAGGCATACTAGGAGGCTATTTCCTGACAACCTTGGCGAGACGGGAATCCACTAGCAAATGGTCGCCGCCATCCGTATCCCAAGAGCTTGAGGTGCTTTCTGATAAAGCCAGCGTGAAAGACGCAAGCACCGTGCAATCATCCTCTCTGGCCAGCGAGTCTCAGCGACCATCCGCTGATTTGAAGACTAATTCCGACACTGTCCCTCCGATCCAACCGTCTGTTTCAAATACAGAGTCCCAGGCCTCAAATCGCTATTCTGGACGCACACTATTCCAGCATGACTCCAAGCAAAGCTCCTTTGACCTGCAGCGATCATACGTACCTCATGGAGACAGCACAGCCACACCGGCCACAGTAGAGGAGCACCCCGTTGACCAAGCCGGCAGTGCAGCAGCTGGGATCAAGCTTCGCCCCGAACCCCCCAAAATTCGACGAAGCTATTCCGATACAAAGCGATCCTTGGATGGCTTGGTTCGCCAACCCTCGTCAGCACGGTCATCACCCGCGACTTCATCAACACAGCTGGTGACTCCCGCCAGACCTGCCCCTCCTAAGCTGAAACTCCCCGATGAGAGCTTCATTCATCCGTTATTCCGCTCTGACAGCTCATCGCCGCCCCCGACCCCCATGCCAGGTACTACGGTGATTGCCTCACCAGCAGCCGGTCAGACCATTTCCGTGCAGGCCTTGAACCGGGTCAGATCCACTCGTTCGCTGCGATCCCAAGCACCACGCAGCAGATCGCCGCTGTTTGATCAACCATTGAACGGGATGGAACGGAATACCGAGTCACCGGAACCCAGCGGTCGAGGATCTCCCATGCCCAGCTTCATCATGGCGGCAGATGTGCGGAGCAGTATATCACGGTATGAAAAAAAGTATGACTTGAACGAATCGCCGGATGAGAGCTAG